AATATAATGGAGGAAAACATATGGCAGATGTACTGCAAATGTCCGAAGCTATTAAAGCTTTAGCCGTTGGTATTACCATTGCAATTGGTGGCGCTATGCCAGCTTTTGGTATTGGTAAAATTGTTAGTAAAGCT
This genomic stretch from Candidatus Beckwithbacteria bacterium harbors:
- a CDS encoding ATP F0F1 synthase subunit C (produces ATP from ADP in the presence of a proton gradient across the membrane; subunit C is part of the membrane proton channel F0); the protein is MADVLQMSEAIKALAVGITIAIGGAMPAFGIGKIVSKA